One Deinococcus ruber DNA window includes the following coding sequences:
- the rplB gene encoding 50S ribosomal protein L2 — protein MAVKKYRPYTPSRRQMTTADFSGLTKKRPEKSLTEGIHRTGGHNNKGRVTSRFIGGGHKKLYRIIDFKRRDKAGIPANVAALEYDPNRSARIALLHYRDGEKRYIIAPEGLQVGMSVVSGPEAEPKVGNAMPLRFIPVGAVVHNVELVPGKGAQMARSAGTSVQLQGKESTYVLLRLPSGEIRRVHTECYATIGSVGNAEHKNIVLGKAGRSRWLGRKPHQRGSSMNPVDHPHGGGEGRTGAGRQPVSPWGQLAKGLKTRHKRKNSDRFIVTRRGGK, from the coding sequence ATGGCAGTCAAGAAATATCGTCCGTATACTCCTTCGCGTCGTCAGATGACCACGGCAGACTTTTCGGGCCTCACCAAGAAGCGCCCCGAGAAAAGCCTGACCGAAGGCATCCACCGCACCGGCGGACACAACAACAAGGGCCGCGTCACCAGCCGCTTCATCGGCGGCGGTCACAAGAAGCTCTACCGCATCATCGACTTCAAGCGCCGCGACAAGGCTGGCATTCCTGCCAACGTCGCCGCCCTGGAATACGATCCCAACCGCAGCGCCCGCATTGCCCTGCTGCACTACCGTGACGGCGAGAAGCGCTACATCATCGCGCCCGAGGGGTTGCAGGTCGGCATGAGCGTGGTCAGCGGTCCCGAGGCCGAGCCCAAGGTCGGCAACGCCATGCCCCTGCGCTTTATTCCTGTCGGTGCCGTGGTTCACAACGTCGAACTCGTGCCCGGCAAGGGTGCACAGATGGCCCGCAGCGCGGGTACCAGCGTGCAGCTTCAGGGCAAGGAGAGCACCTACGTGCTGCTGCGTCTGCCCAGCGGTGAAATCCGCCGCGTGCATACCGAGTGCTACGCCACCATCGGCTCTGTGGGCAACGCCGAGCACAAGAACATCGTGCTGGGTAAGGCAGGCCGCTCACGTTGGTTGGGCAGAAAGCCCCATCAGCGAGGCAGCTCCATGAACCCCGTTGACCATCCTCACGGCGGTGGTGAAGGCCGTACTGGTGCAGGTCGCCAGCCGGTCAGCCCCTGGGGTCAGCTCGCCAAGGGTCTGAAGACCCGTCATAAGCGCAAGAATTCTGACCGTTTCATCGTCACCCGCCGCGGCGGAAAGTAA
- the rpsS gene encoding 30S ribosomal protein S19, whose product MPRSLKKGPFVDDHLLNKVDAQNDRNEKRVIKTWSRRSTVVPEMIGHTISVYNGKQHIPVFVSEQMIGHKLGEFSPTRSYRGHGSDKTAKGSKKK is encoded by the coding sequence ATGCCCCGTAGCCTGAAGAAAGGGCCATTCGTGGACGACCACCTCCTGAACAAGGTGGACGCTCAGAATGACCGCAACGAGAAGCGCGTGATCAAGACCTGGTCGCGCCGCAGCACCGTGGTGCCCGAGATGATCGGTCACACCATCAGCGTGTACAACGGCAAGCAGCACATCCCGGTCTTTGTGTCAGAGCAGATGATCGGTCACAAGCTTGGCGAGTTCAGCCCCACCCGCAGTTACCGCGGCCACGGCTCGGACAAGACCGCCAAAGGGAGCAAGAAGAAGTAA
- the rplV gene encoding 50S ribosomal protein L22 translates to MQAKAIAKYIRMTPRKVRLVIDVIRGKDVKDAEDLLRFIPRMASTPIDKVLKSAKANAVNNHDMIEDRLFVAQAFVDAGPTLKRLIPRARGSANIIKKRTSHITIILEERHG, encoded by the coding sequence ATGCAGGCTAAAGCGATTGCGAAGTACATCCGCATGACGCCGCGCAAGGTCCGCCTTGTGATCGATGTCATTCGCGGCAAGGATGTCAAGGACGCCGAAGACCTGCTGCGCTTCATCCCCCGGATGGCGAGCACCCCCATCGACAAGGTGCTGAAGAGCGCCAAGGCCAATGCGGTCAACAACCACGACATGATCGAAGATCGTCTGTTCGTGGCGCAGGCCTTCGTCGATGCCGGGCCCACCCTCAAGCGTCTGATTCCCCGTGCGCGCGGCAGTGCCAACATCATCAAGAAGCGCACCAGCCACATCACCATCATCCTGGAGGAGCGCCATGGGTAA
- the rpsC gene encoding 30S ribosomal protein S3, which translates to MGNKINPNGFRLGITRGWNSRWYAGKKTYSKLLAEDEKIRKLVGRQLAAAGLARIEIERAGQQVNVIISAAKPGIVIGKGGDSIKKLRSDIEKLVSAGTVAVNVAEIPNPNTSAPLVALRIAEQIERRFAFRRAMKQAAQRVMESGARGVKVVLAGRLGGAEQARTEKVLEGRVPLHTLRADIDYGTALAKTTYGIIGIKVLVFNGEVIGGKTETVQRPARPSGERRPEGGERPNRRRPTARRRTGGE; encoded by the coding sequence ATGGGTAATAAGATCAATCCCAACGGCTTCCGCCTGGGCATTACCCGTGGTTGGAACAGCCGCTGGTACGCCGGAAAGAAGACGTACAGCAAGCTTCTGGCCGAAGACGAGAAGATTCGCAAGCTGGTGGGCAGGCAGCTCGCCGCTGCCGGTCTGGCACGCATCGAGATCGAGCGTGCGGGTCAGCAGGTCAATGTCATCATCAGCGCCGCGAAACCCGGCATCGTGATCGGCAAGGGCGGCGACAGCATCAAGAAGCTCCGCAGCGACATCGAGAAACTGGTGAGCGCGGGCACGGTGGCGGTCAACGTTGCCGAGATCCCCAACCCCAACACCAGTGCGCCGCTGGTCGCGCTGCGGATCGCCGAGCAGATCGAGCGCCGCTTCGCGTTCCGCCGCGCCATGAAGCAGGCCGCGCAGCGCGTGATGGAATCGGGCGCACGTGGCGTGAAAGTGGTGCTGGCGGGTCGTCTGGGCGGTGCCGAGCAGGCCCGCACCGAGAAGGTGCTGGAAGGCCGCGTGCCCCTGCACACCCTGCGTGCCGATATCGACTACGGCACCGCGCTCGCCAAGACCACCTACGGCATCATCGGCATCAAGGTGCTGGTGTTCAACGGTGAAGTCATCGGTGGCAAGACCGAGACCGTGCAGCGTCCGGCCCGGCCCAGCGGAGAGCGTCGCCCGGAAGGTGGCGAGCGCCCCAACCGCCGCCGCCCCACCGCACGCCGCCGCACAGGAGGTGAGTGA
- the rplP gene encoding 50S ribosomal protein L16 — protein MLLPKRTKYRKQFRGRMNGDAKGGDYVAFGDYGLVAMEPSWIKSNQIEACRIVMSRHFRRGGKIYIRIFPDKPVTKKPAETRMGKGKGAVEFWVAVVKPGRVMFEVAGVTEEQAKEAFRLAGHKLPISTKMVKREVYDEAQ, from the coding sequence ATGCTTCTCCCGAAGCGCACCAAGTACCGCAAGCAGTTCCGTGGCCGCATGAACGGCGACGCCAAGGGCGGTGACTACGTCGCGTTCGGTGATTACGGCCTGGTCGCGATGGAGCCGTCTTGGATCAAGAGCAATCAGATCGAGGCGTGCCGTATCGTGATGAGCCGTCACTTCCGCCGTGGCGGTAAGATTTACATCCGCATCTTCCCCGACAAGCCCGTGACCAAGAAGCCCGCCGAAACCCGAATGGGTAAGGGTAAGGGTGCCGTGGAGTTCTGGGTGGCCGTCGTGAAGCCTGGACGCGTGATGTTCGAGGTTGCGGGTGTGACTGAGGAGCAGGCCAAGGAAGCCTTCCGGCTGGCCGGGCACAAGCTCCCCATCAGCACCAAGATGGTGAAGCGCGAGGTTTACGATGAAGCTCAGTGA
- the rpmC gene encoding 50S ribosomal protein L29 — MKLSEMRELDAAAFGNEVTARKKELMELRFQGAVGNLEKPHRVAQLRREIAQLLTIQGEHARSK, encoded by the coding sequence ATGAAGCTCAGTGAAATGCGCGAGCTGGACGCCGCCGCCTTCGGCAACGAAGTGACGGCCCGCAAGAAGGAACTCATGGAGCTGCGCTTTCAAGGCGCAGTCGGCAATCTGGAAAAGCCCCACCGCGTGGCCCAGTTGCGTCGTGAAATCGCTCAGCTTCTGACCATTCAGGGCGAACACGCGAGGAGCAAGTAA
- the rpsQ gene encoding 30S ribosomal protein S17 produces the protein MPQKTLTGVVVSDKADKTVSVKVERRFTHPLYGKVVTRSQKYAAHDESNEYRLGDTVEILSVRPISKTKTWKVTRLVDRPRGIETTVVETEEAGKVAGGEA, from the coding sequence ATGCCCCAGAAGACCCTTACGGGTGTGGTGGTGAGCGACAAAGCTGACAAGACTGTCAGCGTCAAGGTCGAGCGCCGCTTCACCCACCCCCTGTACGGCAAAGTCGTGACGCGTTCTCAGAAGTACGCGGCCCACGACGAGAGCAACGAGTACCGCCTGGGCGACACTGTCGAGATCCTGAGCGTGCGTCCGATCTCCAAGACCAAGACCTGGAAGGTCACGCGTCTGGTCGATCGCCCCCGTGGCATCGAGACCACCGTCGTCGAGACGGAAGAAGCCGGTAAGGTCGCTGGCGGTGAAGCATGA
- the rplN gene encoding 50S ribosomal protein L14 translates to MISVQTRLDVADNSGARELMCIRVLNSGIGGKGLTKGGGGNKRYAAVGDIIVASVKDAAPRGTVKSGDVVKAVVVRTAFAIKRADGSTIRFDKNAAVIINNNGEPRGTRVFGPVARELRDRRFMKIVSLAPEVL, encoded by the coding sequence ATGATTAGCGTGCAGACCCGCCTCGACGTGGCCGACAACAGCGGCGCACGCGAACTGATGTGCATCCGGGTGCTGAACAGCGGCATCGGTGGCAAGGGCCTGACCAAGGGCGGCGGCGGTAACAAGCGCTACGCCGCCGTGGGTGACATCATCGTCGCCTCGGTCAAGGACGCTGCGCCGCGCGGCACCGTCAAGAGCGGTGACGTGGTGAAGGCCGTTGTGGTCCGTACTGCGTTCGCCATCAAGCGTGCCGACGGCAGCACCATCCGCTTCGACAAGAACGCCGCCGTCATCATCAATAACAACGGTGAGCCCCGTGGTACTCGCGTGTTCGGGCCAGTCGCCCGCGAGCTGCGCGACCGCCGCTTCATGAAGATCGTGTCGCTGGCTCCGGAGGTGCTGTAA
- the rplX gene encoding 50S ribosomal protein L24, translated as MKAPSAGSYHNNKLHVKKGDNVIVISGKHKGATGTVLLALPADQKVVVEGVNIVKKHVKPSASNTTGGIEERPAALHASKVQLLDPETGKATRIRKDIVDGKKVRVGVSSGKVID; from the coding sequence ATGAAGGCCCCCAGCGCGGGCAGCTACCACAACAACAAGCTGCACGTGAAGAAGGGTGACAACGTGATTGTCATCAGCGGCAAGCACAAGGGTGCGACCGGCACCGTGCTGCTGGCGCTTCCCGCCGATCAGAAAGTGGTCGTCGAGGGCGTCAACATCGTCAAGAAGCACGTCAAGCCCAGCGCCAGCAACACCACCGGCGGCATTGAGGAGCGTCCTGCTGCTCTGCATGCCTCCAAGGTGCAGCTTCTCGACCCCGAGACCGGCAAGGCCACCCGTATCCGCAAGGACATCGTGGACGGCAAGAAGGTGCGCGTGGGCGTGAGCAGCGGCAAGGTCATCGACTGA
- the rplE gene encoding 50S ribosomal protein L5: MQQLKQKYNDEVRPALMQQFGYSSVMAVPRIEKIVLNEGLGSSKEDSKAIDKAVRELSLIALQKPIITKAKKSISNFKLRQGMPVGVKVTLRGERMYVFMEKLLNIALPRLRDFRGINPNAFDGRGNYNLGIKEQLIFPEITYDMVDKVRGMDVTVVTTAKTDEEARALLQAMGFPFRK, from the coding sequence ATGCAGCAACTGAAACAGAAGTACAACGATGAGGTGCGCCCTGCACTGATGCAGCAGTTCGGCTACAGCAGTGTGATGGCTGTGCCGCGCATCGAGAAGATCGTGCTGAACGAGGGTCTAGGCAGCAGCAAGGAAGACAGCAAGGCCATTGATAAGGCCGTGCGCGAGCTGAGCCTGATCGCCCTCCAGAAGCCGATCATCACCAAGGCCAAGAAGAGCATCAGCAACTTCAAGCTGCGTCAGGGCATGCCCGTGGGCGTGAAGGTGACGCTGCGCGGCGAGCGTATGTACGTCTTCATGGAGAAGCTGCTGAACATCGCGCTGCCCCGTCTGCGCGACTTCCGTGGCATCAACCCCAACGCTTTCGATGGTCGCGGTAACTACAACCTGGGCATCAAAGAGCAGCTCATCTTCCCCGAGATCACCTACGACATGGTCGACAAGGTGCGCGGCATGGACGTGACGGTGGTCACCACCGCCAAGACCGACGAAGAGGCCCGCGCGCTGCTCCAGGCGATGGGTTTCCCCTTCCGGAAATAA
- a CDS encoding type Z 30S ribosomal protein S14 yields MAKTSKVVKAARGAKFGVQDYNRCSRCGRARSYYRFFGLCRICIRELAHKGELPGVRKASW; encoded by the coding sequence ATGGCGAAGACTTCTAAAGTTGTCAAGGCGGCCCGTGGTGCCAAGTTCGGCGTGCAGGACTACAACCGTTGCAGCCGTTGTGGCCGTGCCCGCAGCTACTACCGCTTCTTCGGTCTATGCCGCATCTGCATCCGCGAGCTGGCACACAAGGGCGAACTGCCCGGCGTCCGTAAAGCAAGCTGGTAA
- the rpsH gene encoding 30S ribosomal protein S8 has translation MLSDPIADMLTRIRNATRVHKESVDIPASKFKEQLAQLLVREGYVASCERTRDEGMKFDVLRVTLKYGVKREQVIKHIERISRPGRRAYVSHENLPRIQKGLGLAVVSTSHGLLADRDARKQGIGGEVICVLW, from the coding sequence ATGCTCAGTGATCCAATTGCCGATATGCTGACACGCATACGGAACGCCACGCGCGTTCACAAGGAAAGCGTGGACATCCCCGCTTCCAAGTTCAAGGAGCAGCTTGCTCAGCTCCTGGTGCGCGAGGGCTATGTGGCCTCCTGCGAGCGTACCCGCGACGAGGGCATGAAGTTCGACGTGCTGCGCGTCACCCTGAAGTACGGTGTCAAGCGCGAGCAGGTCATCAAGCACATCGAGCGCATCAGCCGTCCTGGCCGCCGCGCGTATGTCAGCCACGAGAACCTGCCACGTATTCAGAAGGGCCTCGGCCTGGCCGTCGTTTCGACCAGCCACGGCCTGCTTGCTGACCGCGATGCCCGTAAACAGGGTATCGGCGGCGAAGTCATCTGCGTCCTCTGGTAA
- the rplF gene encoding 50S ribosomal protein L6: MSRIGRQPIAVPGGVTATIEKGLFKVKGPKGELSVPHNPAIEISQDGDALNVTRPSDRQDHRALHGLTRTLVANAVKGVADGFTINLELRGVGYRAKLTGKALEMTIGYSHPVIIEPPAGVSFAVPEPTKIDVTGIDKQLVGQVAANVRKVRKPDAYHGKGVRFLGEKIALKAGKAGATGGKGKK; encoded by the coding sequence ATGTCACGTATTGGTAGACAACCCATTGCCGTTCCGGGTGGCGTGACCGCCACCATCGAGAAAGGCCTGTTCAAAGTCAAGGGGCCGAAAGGGGAACTCAGCGTTCCTCACAACCCCGCCATCGAAATCTCTCAGGACGGCGACGCTCTGAACGTGACGCGCCCTAGCGACCGTCAGGATCACCGCGCCCTGCACGGTCTGACCCGCACGCTGGTCGCCAACGCCGTCAAGGGTGTGGCCGACGGCTTCACCATCAATCTGGAACTGCGCGGCGTGGGCTACCGTGCCAAGCTAACCGGCAAGGCGCTGGAAATGACCATCGGCTACAGCCATCCAGTCATCATCGAGCCGCCTGCTGGCGTGAGTTTCGCCGTTCCCGAGCCGACCAAGATCGACGTGACCGGTATCGACAAGCAGCTCGTCGGCCAGGTGGCCGCCAACGTTCGCAAGGTCCGCAAGCCCGATGCCTACCACGGCAAGGGTGTGCGCTTCCTGGGCGAGAAGATCGCCCTCAAGGCTGGTAAGGCCGGAGCCACGGGCGGAAAGGGTAAGAAATGA
- the rplR gene encoding 50S ribosomal protein L18 — translation MSSQTTTRRKLRNRSKVRVAAAGRLRLSIYRSSKYIYAQIIDDAAGRTVAQIGSKAVKTGTKTESAAAVGKAVAEAALAAGVKQVVFDRGQYRYHGRVKALADAAREAGLDF, via the coding sequence ATGAGCAGCCAGACTACTACTCGCCGCAAGCTCCGCAACCGCAGCAAAGTTCGCGTCGCTGCTGCCGGGCGTCTGCGCCTGAGCATCTACCGCAGCAGCAAGTACATCTACGCCCAGATCATCGACGACGCCGCTGGCAGGACCGTGGCGCAGATCGGCAGCAAGGCTGTCAAGACCGGTACCAAGACCGAGAGCGCCGCTGCTGTCGGCAAGGCCGTGGCGGAAGCTGCGCTGGCCGCCGGCGTCAAACAGGTGGTATTCGACCGTGGACAGTACCGTTACCACGGACGCGTGAAGGCGCTGGCAGACGCTGCCAGGGAGGCTGGCCTTGACTTTTAA